One segment of Cynocephalus volans isolate mCynVol1 chromosome 8, mCynVol1.pri, whole genome shotgun sequence DNA contains the following:
- the PRG4 gene encoding proteoglycan 4 isoform X3: MQYLKTTMEWKIFSMYLLLLVSVFLIQQVSSQDLSSCAGRCGEGYSRDAPCNCDYNCQHYMECCPDFKKVCTKELSCKGRCFESFARGRECDCDSQCDKYGKCCSDYGRFCAEVKDNKKKRTPNKKPVPEPPDVDEAGSGLDKDDFRLTPTPDIPTTQPNKVTTTLKITTAKPTDPKPSLLPNSDTSKGKKTTVETKETTVTKQTSTSVKEKTTSAEETRNAEKTSTQDFGATSDVPVKPTLKAETTTKASALTTSKKPAPTTPKEPTPSTTKKPAPTTPKEPTPTTTEKPAPTTPKEPTPTTTEKPAPTTPKEPTPTTTKEPTPTTTKEPTPTTTKEPTPTTTKKPAPIIPKEPVPTPTKEPAPTTHKEPTPTTQHHEVTTSPQIITVKPTDPKPSLPPNSDTSKETSLTANKKTTVETRETTITNIQTSTSVKEITSAEETQNAEKTSTQDFAATSDVPAKPIPKVETTTKTPAFTTPKEPAPTTPKAPAPTTPTTPKAPAPTTPKAPAPTTPTTPKAPAPTTPKAPAPTTPTTPTTPTAPAPTTPKAPAPTTPTTPKEPASTTKTLAPTTPKDLAPTTSKKPTPTTPKEPTPTTPTEPTPTTSKPSVPTTTMEPPNTPEMPAELTPEFSAGPTSKALENSPKEPVVPATKTSEVTKVEMTTIVKDKTTEKDIRTTLEITTAAPKITTKETATTTEEKTTESKITSTTMQATSTTTQDTTSLKITTLKATTLAPTGTTATKTSTTTTKKIINKPEGTTTRPKDTTNSKATTPKLQKPTKAPQKPTSTKKPNITRRVRKPKTTPPPPKMTSTMPELNPTTLAEATLQTTTSPKQTPNSEIVELNPTYEDADGEGEKLLMIPMPPVLTPIVIPGTDYLVRGHIQGPSTNPMLSGETNLCNGKPVDGLTTLRNGTLVAFRGHYFWMLNPFSPPSPPRRITEVWGIPSPIDTVFTRCNCDGKTFFFKDSQYWRFTNDIKDAGYPKQIVKGFGGLNGKIVAALSIAKYKDRPESVYFFKRGGSVQQYTYKQEPIKKCTGRRPAINYSVYGEPTQVRRRRFERAIVPSHTIRIHYSPVRVAYQDKGLLHNEVKVSTLWRGFPSVVTSAISLPNIRKPDGYDYYAFSKDHYYNIDVPRRTARAVTTHSGQTLSKVWYNCP, translated from the exons ATGCAGTACCTGAAAACAACCATGGAGtggaaaatattttccatgtacttgttgctgctggtttctgttttcttgattCAGCAAGTTTCATCTCAAG atttatcaAGCTGTGCAGGGAGATGTGGGGAAGGGTATTCTAGAGATGCCCCCTGCAACTGTGATTATAACTGTCAACACTACATGGAGTGCTGCCCTGATTTCAAGAAAGTCTGCACTAAGG AGCTTTCCTGTAAAGGCCGCTGCTTTGAGTCCTTTGCACGAGGAAGGGAGTGTGACTGTGACTCCCAATGTGACAAGTATGGCAAGTGTTGTTCGGATTATGGCAGATTCTGTGCAGAAG taaaagataacaagaagaaaagaacTCCAAATAAGAAACCTGTCCCAGAACCACCAGATGTAGATGAAGCTGGAAGTGGACTGGACAAGGATGATTTCAGGCTCACCCCAACTCCTGACATTCCTACCACCCAACCCAATAAAGTTACCACAACTCTCAAGATTACAACAGCAAAACCAACAGATCCTAAACCCAGTCTTCTACCCAATTCTGATACATCCAAAGGGAAAAAGACAACAGTTGAAACAAAGGAGACAACTGTAACAAAACAAACTTCAACTAgtgtaaaagagaaaactactTCGGCTGAAGAGACACGAAATGCAGAGAAAACATCTACTCAAGATTTTGGAGCCACATCTGATGTTCCTGTTAAACCTACACTCAAAGCTGAAACTACAACCAAAGCCTCTGCTCTTACCACTTCCAAGAAGCCTGCACCCACCACCCCCAAAGAGCCTACACCCAGTACTACCAAGAAGCCTGCACCCACCACCCCCAAAGAGCCTACACCCACTACCACCGAGAAGCCTGCACCCACCACCCCCAAAGAGCCTACACCCACTACTACCGAGAAGCCTGCACCCACCACCCCCAAGGAACCTACACCCACTACCACCAAGGAACCTACACCCACTACCACCAAGGAACCTACACCCACTACCACCAAGGAACCTACACCCACTACCACCAAGAAGCCTGCTCCCATCATCCCCAAGGAGCCAGTACCTACTCCCACCAAGGAGCCCGCACCCACCACCCACAAGGAGCCCACTCCCACCACCCAACACCATGAAGTTACCACATCTCCCCAGATTATAACAGTAAAACCAACAGATCCTAAACCCAGTCTTCCACCTAATTCTGATACATCCAAGGAGACATCTTTGACAGCCAATAAAAAGACAACTGTTGAAACTAGAGAGACTACCATAACAAATATACAGACTTCAACTAGTGTAAAAGAGATAACTTCAGCTGAAGAGACACAAAATGCAGAGAAAACATCTACTCAAGATTTTGCGGCCACATCTGATGTTCCTGCTAAACCTATACCCAAAGTTGAAACTACAACCAAAACCCCTGCTTTCACCACCCCCAAGGAACCAGCTCCAACCACCCCCAAGGCACCAGCTCCAACCACTCCAACCACCCCCAAGGCACCAGCTCCCACCACCCCCAAGGCACCAGCTCCAACCACTCCAACCACCCCCAAGGCACCAGCTCCCACCACCCCCAAGGCACCGGCTCCAACCACTCCAACCACCCCAACCACCCCCACGGCACCAGCTCCCACCACCCCCAAGGCACCAGCTCCAACCACTCCAACCACCCCCAAGGAACCAGCTTCCACCACCAAGACACTGGCTCCCACTACCCCCAAGGATCTAGCACCCACCACCTCAAAGAAGCCCACTCCTACCACCCCCAAGGAGCCTACACCCACCACCCCCACAGAGCCTACTCCAACCACCTCCAAGCCCTCTGTTCCAACTACCACCATGGAGCCTCCCAATACCCCCGAGATGCCAGCAGAATTAACTCCTGAGTTTTCCGCAGGACCCACATCAAAGGCTCTTGAAAACAGTCCAAAGGAGCCTGTTGTACCTGCAACTAAGACTTCTGAAGTGACCAAGGTTGAAATGACTACAATAGTTAAAGACAAGACAACAGAAAAAGACATACGTACTACACTTGAAATTACAACTGCTGCACCTAAGATTACAACAAAAGAGACAGCAACTACAACAGAAGAAAAGACTACTGAATCCAAAATAACAAGTACAACCATGCAAGCAACATCTACCACAACTCAAGATACCACATCACTCAAAATTACTACTCTTAAAGCAACAACTCTTGCACCCACAGGAACGACTGCAACAAAAACGTCAACTACTACAACTAAAAAGATTATAAACAAACCCGAAGGAACAACAACTAGACCGAAAGATACAACTAATTCTAAAGCAACAACTCCTAAACTCCAAAAGCCAACCAAAGCACCCCAAAAGCCTACTTCTACAAAAAAGCCAAACATAACACGTAGAGTGAGAAAACCAAAGACTACACCACCTCCCCCAAAGATGACTTCAACAATGCCTGAATTAAACCCTACCACTTTAGCAGAAGCCACGCTCCAAACCACCACCAGCCCTAAACAAACTCCAAACTCAGAAATAGTTGAATTAAATCCAACGTACGAAGATGCAGATGGTGAAGGAGAAAAACTTCTTATGATTCCCATGCCACCTGTGTTAACTCCTATAGTTATTCCAGGCACTGATTACTTAGTGAGAGGACACATTCAAGGCCCTAGCACCAACCCCATGCTTTCAG gTGAGACCAATTTATGCAATGGTAAGCCGGTAGATGGACTGACTACTTTGCGCAACGGAACATTAGTTGCATTTCGAG GTCATTATTTCTGGATGCTAAATCCGTTCAGTCCACCATCTCCACCTCGCAGAATTACTGAAGTTTGGGGTATTCCTTCCCCCATTGACACTGTTTTTACTAGATGCAACTGTGATGGAAAAACTTTCTTCTTTAAG gATTCTCAGTACTGGCGTTTCACCAATGATATAAAAGATGCCGGGTATCCCAAACAAATTGTAAAAGGATTTGGAGGACTAAATGGAAAAATAGTGGCAGCTCTTTCAATCGCTAAATACAAGGACAGGCCTGAATCTGTGTATTTTTTCAAGAGAG gTGGCAGTGTTCAGCAGTATACTTATAAACAGGAACCCATCAAAAAGTGCACTGGAAGAAGGCCTGCTATAAATTATTCAGTGTATGGCGAACCAACACAGGTTAGGAGACGTCGCTTTGAACGGGCTATAGTACCTTCTCACACCATCAGAATTCACTATTCACCAGTCAGAGTTGCTTATCAAGATAAAG GTTTACTCCATAATGAAGTTAAAGTGAGTACACTGTGGAGAGGATTTCCAAGTGTGGTTACCTCTGCTATATCGCTGCCCAACATCAGAAAACCTGATGGCTATGATTACTACGCCTTTTCTAAGG ATCATTACTATAACATCGATGTGCCTAGAAGAACAGCAAGAGCAGTTACTACTCATTCTGGGCAGACCCTATCCAAAGTCTGGTACAACTGTCCTTAG
- the PRG4 gene encoding proteoglycan 4 isoform X1, whose translation MQYLKTTMEWKIFSMYLLLLVSVFLIQQVSSQDLSSCAGRCGEGYSRDAPCNCDYNCQHYMECCPDFKKVCTKELSCKGRCFESFARGRECDCDSQCDKYGKCCSDYGRFCAEVHNPTTPPSSKTAPLPPRAPQTIKSTTKRSPKSPDKKTTKKVIESKEITEVKDNKKKRTPNKKPVPEPPDVDEAGSGLDKDDFRLTPTPDIPTTQPNKVTTTLKITTAKPTDPKPSLLPNSDTSKGKKTTVETKETTVTKQTSTSVKEKTTSAEETRNAEKTSTQDFGATSDVPVKPTLKAETTTKASALTTSKKPAPTTPKEPTPSTTKKPAPTTPKEPTPTTTEKPAPTTPKEPTPTTTEKPAPTTPKEPTPTTTKEPTPTTTKEPTPTTTKEPTPTTTKKPAPIIPKEPVPTPTKEPAPTTHKEPTPTTQHHEVTTSPQIITVKPTDPKPSLPPNSDTSKETSLTANKKTTVETRETTITNIQTSTSVKEITSAEETQNAEKTSTQDFAATSDVPAKPIPKVETTTKTPAFTTPKEPAPTTPKAPAPTTPTTPKAPAPTTPKAPAPTTPTTPKAPAPTTPKAPAPTTPTTPTTPTAPAPTTPKAPAPTTPTTPKEPASTTKTLAPTTPKDLAPTTSKKPTPTTPKEPTPTTPTEPTPTTSKPSVPTTTMEPPNTPEMPAELTPEFSAGPTSKALENSPKEPVVPATKTSEVTKVEMTTIVKDKTTEKDIRTTLEITTAAPKITTKETATTTEEKTTESKITSTTMQATSTTTQDTTSLKITTLKATTLAPTGTTATKTSTTTTKKIINKPEGTTTRPKDTTNSKATTPKLQKPTKAPQKPTSTKKPNITRRVRKPKTTPPPPKMTSTMPELNPTTLAEATLQTTTSPKQTPNSEIVELNPTYEDADGEGEKLLMIPMPPVLTPIVIPGTDYLVRGHIQGPSTNPMLSGETNLCNGKPVDGLTTLRNGTLVAFRGHYFWMLNPFSPPSPPRRITEVWGIPSPIDTVFTRCNCDGKTFFFKDSQYWRFTNDIKDAGYPKQIVKGFGGLNGKIVAALSIAKYKDRPESVYFFKRGGSVQQYTYKQEPIKKCTGRRPAINYSVYGEPTQVRRRRFERAIVPSHTIRIHYSPVRVAYQDKGLLHNEVKVSTLWRGFPSVVTSAISLPNIRKPDGYDYYAFSKDHYYNIDVPRRTARAVTTHSGQTLSKVWYNCP comes from the exons ATGCAGTACCTGAAAACAACCATGGAGtggaaaatattttccatgtacttgttgctgctggtttctgttttcttgattCAGCAAGTTTCATCTCAAG atttatcaAGCTGTGCAGGGAGATGTGGGGAAGGGTATTCTAGAGATGCCCCCTGCAACTGTGATTATAACTGTCAACACTACATGGAGTGCTGCCCTGATTTCAAGAAAGTCTGCACTAAGG AGCTTTCCTGTAAAGGCCGCTGCTTTGAGTCCTTTGCACGAGGAAGGGAGTGTGACTGTGACTCCCAATGTGACAAGTATGGCAAGTGTTGTTCGGATTATGGCAGATTCTGTGCAGAAG TGCATAATCCCACAACTCCACCATCTTCAAAGACTGCACCTCTGCCTCCAAGAGCACCTCAAACCATCAAATCAACAACCAAACGTTCACCCAAATCACCAGATAAGAAGACGACTAAGAAAGTTATAGAATCAAAGGAAATAACAGAAG taaaagataacaagaagaaaagaacTCCAAATAAGAAACCTGTCCCAGAACCACCAGATGTAGATGAAGCTGGAAGTGGACTGGACAAGGATGATTTCAGGCTCACCCCAACTCCTGACATTCCTACCACCCAACCCAATAAAGTTACCACAACTCTCAAGATTACAACAGCAAAACCAACAGATCCTAAACCCAGTCTTCTACCCAATTCTGATACATCCAAAGGGAAAAAGACAACAGTTGAAACAAAGGAGACAACTGTAACAAAACAAACTTCAACTAgtgtaaaagagaaaactactTCGGCTGAAGAGACACGAAATGCAGAGAAAACATCTACTCAAGATTTTGGAGCCACATCTGATGTTCCTGTTAAACCTACACTCAAAGCTGAAACTACAACCAAAGCCTCTGCTCTTACCACTTCCAAGAAGCCTGCACCCACCACCCCCAAAGAGCCTACACCCAGTACTACCAAGAAGCCTGCACCCACCACCCCCAAAGAGCCTACACCCACTACCACCGAGAAGCCTGCACCCACCACCCCCAAAGAGCCTACACCCACTACTACCGAGAAGCCTGCACCCACCACCCCCAAGGAACCTACACCCACTACCACCAAGGAACCTACACCCACTACCACCAAGGAACCTACACCCACTACCACCAAGGAACCTACACCCACTACCACCAAGAAGCCTGCTCCCATCATCCCCAAGGAGCCAGTACCTACTCCCACCAAGGAGCCCGCACCCACCACCCACAAGGAGCCCACTCCCACCACCCAACACCATGAAGTTACCACATCTCCCCAGATTATAACAGTAAAACCAACAGATCCTAAACCCAGTCTTCCACCTAATTCTGATACATCCAAGGAGACATCTTTGACAGCCAATAAAAAGACAACTGTTGAAACTAGAGAGACTACCATAACAAATATACAGACTTCAACTAGTGTAAAAGAGATAACTTCAGCTGAAGAGACACAAAATGCAGAGAAAACATCTACTCAAGATTTTGCGGCCACATCTGATGTTCCTGCTAAACCTATACCCAAAGTTGAAACTACAACCAAAACCCCTGCTTTCACCACCCCCAAGGAACCAGCTCCAACCACCCCCAAGGCACCAGCTCCAACCACTCCAACCACCCCCAAGGCACCAGCTCCCACCACCCCCAAGGCACCAGCTCCAACCACTCCAACCACCCCCAAGGCACCAGCTCCCACCACCCCCAAGGCACCGGCTCCAACCACTCCAACCACCCCAACCACCCCCACGGCACCAGCTCCCACCACCCCCAAGGCACCAGCTCCAACCACTCCAACCACCCCCAAGGAACCAGCTTCCACCACCAAGACACTGGCTCCCACTACCCCCAAGGATCTAGCACCCACCACCTCAAAGAAGCCCACTCCTACCACCCCCAAGGAGCCTACACCCACCACCCCCACAGAGCCTACTCCAACCACCTCCAAGCCCTCTGTTCCAACTACCACCATGGAGCCTCCCAATACCCCCGAGATGCCAGCAGAATTAACTCCTGAGTTTTCCGCAGGACCCACATCAAAGGCTCTTGAAAACAGTCCAAAGGAGCCTGTTGTACCTGCAACTAAGACTTCTGAAGTGACCAAGGTTGAAATGACTACAATAGTTAAAGACAAGACAACAGAAAAAGACATACGTACTACACTTGAAATTACAACTGCTGCACCTAAGATTACAACAAAAGAGACAGCAACTACAACAGAAGAAAAGACTACTGAATCCAAAATAACAAGTACAACCATGCAAGCAACATCTACCACAACTCAAGATACCACATCACTCAAAATTACTACTCTTAAAGCAACAACTCTTGCACCCACAGGAACGACTGCAACAAAAACGTCAACTACTACAACTAAAAAGATTATAAACAAACCCGAAGGAACAACAACTAGACCGAAAGATACAACTAATTCTAAAGCAACAACTCCTAAACTCCAAAAGCCAACCAAAGCACCCCAAAAGCCTACTTCTACAAAAAAGCCAAACATAACACGTAGAGTGAGAAAACCAAAGACTACACCACCTCCCCCAAAGATGACTTCAACAATGCCTGAATTAAACCCTACCACTTTAGCAGAAGCCACGCTCCAAACCACCACCAGCCCTAAACAAACTCCAAACTCAGAAATAGTTGAATTAAATCCAACGTACGAAGATGCAGATGGTGAAGGAGAAAAACTTCTTATGATTCCCATGCCACCTGTGTTAACTCCTATAGTTATTCCAGGCACTGATTACTTAGTGAGAGGACACATTCAAGGCCCTAGCACCAACCCCATGCTTTCAG gTGAGACCAATTTATGCAATGGTAAGCCGGTAGATGGACTGACTACTTTGCGCAACGGAACATTAGTTGCATTTCGAG GTCATTATTTCTGGATGCTAAATCCGTTCAGTCCACCATCTCCACCTCGCAGAATTACTGAAGTTTGGGGTATTCCTTCCCCCATTGACACTGTTTTTACTAGATGCAACTGTGATGGAAAAACTTTCTTCTTTAAG gATTCTCAGTACTGGCGTTTCACCAATGATATAAAAGATGCCGGGTATCCCAAACAAATTGTAAAAGGATTTGGAGGACTAAATGGAAAAATAGTGGCAGCTCTTTCAATCGCTAAATACAAGGACAGGCCTGAATCTGTGTATTTTTTCAAGAGAG gTGGCAGTGTTCAGCAGTATACTTATAAACAGGAACCCATCAAAAAGTGCACTGGAAGAAGGCCTGCTATAAATTATTCAGTGTATGGCGAACCAACACAGGTTAGGAGACGTCGCTTTGAACGGGCTATAGTACCTTCTCACACCATCAGAATTCACTATTCACCAGTCAGAGTTGCTTATCAAGATAAAG GTTTACTCCATAATGAAGTTAAAGTGAGTACACTGTGGAGAGGATTTCCAAGTGTGGTTACCTCTGCTATATCGCTGCCCAACATCAGAAAACCTGATGGCTATGATTACTACGCCTTTTCTAAGG ATCATTACTATAACATCGATGTGCCTAGAAGAACAGCAAGAGCAGTTACTACTCATTCTGGGCAGACCCTATCCAAAGTCTGGTACAACTGTCCTTAG
- the PRG4 gene encoding proteoglycan 4 isoform X2 — MQYLKTTMEWKIFSMYLLLLVSVFLIQQVSSQELSCKGRCFESFARGRECDCDSQCDKYGKCCSDYGRFCAEVHNPTTPPSSKTAPLPPRAPQTIKSTTKRSPKSPDKKTTKKVIESKEITEVKDNKKKRTPNKKPVPEPPDVDEAGSGLDKDDFRLTPTPDIPTTQPNKVTTTLKITTAKPTDPKPSLLPNSDTSKGKKTTVETKETTVTKQTSTSVKEKTTSAEETRNAEKTSTQDFGATSDVPVKPTLKAETTTKASALTTSKKPAPTTPKEPTPSTTKKPAPTTPKEPTPTTTEKPAPTTPKEPTPTTTEKPAPTTPKEPTPTTTKEPTPTTTKEPTPTTTKEPTPTTTKKPAPIIPKEPVPTPTKEPAPTTHKEPTPTTQHHEVTTSPQIITVKPTDPKPSLPPNSDTSKETSLTANKKTTVETRETTITNIQTSTSVKEITSAEETQNAEKTSTQDFAATSDVPAKPIPKVETTTKTPAFTTPKEPAPTTPKAPAPTTPTTPKAPAPTTPKAPAPTTPTTPKAPAPTTPKAPAPTTPTTPTTPTAPAPTTPKAPAPTTPTTPKEPASTTKTLAPTTPKDLAPTTSKKPTPTTPKEPTPTTPTEPTPTTSKPSVPTTTMEPPNTPEMPAELTPEFSAGPTSKALENSPKEPVVPATKTSEVTKVEMTTIVKDKTTEKDIRTTLEITTAAPKITTKETATTTEEKTTESKITSTTMQATSTTTQDTTSLKITTLKATTLAPTGTTATKTSTTTTKKIINKPEGTTTRPKDTTNSKATTPKLQKPTKAPQKPTSTKKPNITRRVRKPKTTPPPPKMTSTMPELNPTTLAEATLQTTTSPKQTPNSEIVELNPTYEDADGEGEKLLMIPMPPVLTPIVIPGTDYLVRGHIQGPSTNPMLSGETNLCNGKPVDGLTTLRNGTLVAFRGHYFWMLNPFSPPSPPRRITEVWGIPSPIDTVFTRCNCDGKTFFFKDSQYWRFTNDIKDAGYPKQIVKGFGGLNGKIVAALSIAKYKDRPESVYFFKRGGSVQQYTYKQEPIKKCTGRRPAINYSVYGEPTQVRRRRFERAIVPSHTIRIHYSPVRVAYQDKGLLHNEVKVSTLWRGFPSVVTSAISLPNIRKPDGYDYYAFSKDHYYNIDVPRRTARAVTTHSGQTLSKVWYNCP; from the exons ATGCAGTACCTGAAAACAACCATGGAGtggaaaatattttccatgtacttgttgctgctggtttctgttttcttgattCAGCAAGTTTCATCTCAAG AGCTTTCCTGTAAAGGCCGCTGCTTTGAGTCCTTTGCACGAGGAAGGGAGTGTGACTGTGACTCCCAATGTGACAAGTATGGCAAGTGTTGTTCGGATTATGGCAGATTCTGTGCAGAAG TGCATAATCCCACAACTCCACCATCTTCAAAGACTGCACCTCTGCCTCCAAGAGCACCTCAAACCATCAAATCAACAACCAAACGTTCACCCAAATCACCAGATAAGAAGACGACTAAGAAAGTTATAGAATCAAAGGAAATAACAGAAG taaaagataacaagaagaaaagaacTCCAAATAAGAAACCTGTCCCAGAACCACCAGATGTAGATGAAGCTGGAAGTGGACTGGACAAGGATGATTTCAGGCTCACCCCAACTCCTGACATTCCTACCACCCAACCCAATAAAGTTACCACAACTCTCAAGATTACAACAGCAAAACCAACAGATCCTAAACCCAGTCTTCTACCCAATTCTGATACATCCAAAGGGAAAAAGACAACAGTTGAAACAAAGGAGACAACTGTAACAAAACAAACTTCAACTAgtgtaaaagagaaaactactTCGGCTGAAGAGACACGAAATGCAGAGAAAACATCTACTCAAGATTTTGGAGCCACATCTGATGTTCCTGTTAAACCTACACTCAAAGCTGAAACTACAACCAAAGCCTCTGCTCTTACCACTTCCAAGAAGCCTGCACCCACCACCCCCAAAGAGCCTACACCCAGTACTACCAAGAAGCCTGCACCCACCACCCCCAAAGAGCCTACACCCACTACCACCGAGAAGCCTGCACCCACCACCCCCAAAGAGCCTACACCCACTACTACCGAGAAGCCTGCACCCACCACCCCCAAGGAACCTACACCCACTACCACCAAGGAACCTACACCCACTACCACCAAGGAACCTACACCCACTACCACCAAGGAACCTACACCCACTACCACCAAGAAGCCTGCTCCCATCATCCCCAAGGAGCCAGTACCTACTCCCACCAAGGAGCCCGCACCCACCACCCACAAGGAGCCCACTCCCACCACCCAACACCATGAAGTTACCACATCTCCCCAGATTATAACAGTAAAACCAACAGATCCTAAACCCAGTCTTCCACCTAATTCTGATACATCCAAGGAGACATCTTTGACAGCCAATAAAAAGACAACTGTTGAAACTAGAGAGACTACCATAACAAATATACAGACTTCAACTAGTGTAAAAGAGATAACTTCAGCTGAAGAGACACAAAATGCAGAGAAAACATCTACTCAAGATTTTGCGGCCACATCTGATGTTCCTGCTAAACCTATACCCAAAGTTGAAACTACAACCAAAACCCCTGCTTTCACCACCCCCAAGGAACCAGCTCCAACCACCCCCAAGGCACCAGCTCCAACCACTCCAACCACCCCCAAGGCACCAGCTCCCACCACCCCCAAGGCACCAGCTCCAACCACTCCAACCACCCCCAAGGCACCAGCTCCCACCACCCCCAAGGCACCGGCTCCAACCACTCCAACCACCCCAACCACCCCCACGGCACCAGCTCCCACCACCCCCAAGGCACCAGCTCCAACCACTCCAACCACCCCCAAGGAACCAGCTTCCACCACCAAGACACTGGCTCCCACTACCCCCAAGGATCTAGCACCCACCACCTCAAAGAAGCCCACTCCTACCACCCCCAAGGAGCCTACACCCACCACCCCCACAGAGCCTACTCCAACCACCTCCAAGCCCTCTGTTCCAACTACCACCATGGAGCCTCCCAATACCCCCGAGATGCCAGCAGAATTAACTCCTGAGTTTTCCGCAGGACCCACATCAAAGGCTCTTGAAAACAGTCCAAAGGAGCCTGTTGTACCTGCAACTAAGACTTCTGAAGTGACCAAGGTTGAAATGACTACAATAGTTAAAGACAAGACAACAGAAAAAGACATACGTACTACACTTGAAATTACAACTGCTGCACCTAAGATTACAACAAAAGAGACAGCAACTACAACAGAAGAAAAGACTACTGAATCCAAAATAACAAGTACAACCATGCAAGCAACATCTACCACAACTCAAGATACCACATCACTCAAAATTACTACTCTTAAAGCAACAACTCTTGCACCCACAGGAACGACTGCAACAAAAACGTCAACTACTACAACTAAAAAGATTATAAACAAACCCGAAGGAACAACAACTAGACCGAAAGATACAACTAATTCTAAAGCAACAACTCCTAAACTCCAAAAGCCAACCAAAGCACCCCAAAAGCCTACTTCTACAAAAAAGCCAAACATAACACGTAGAGTGAGAAAACCAAAGACTACACCACCTCCCCCAAAGATGACTTCAACAATGCCTGAATTAAACCCTACCACTTTAGCAGAAGCCACGCTCCAAACCACCACCAGCCCTAAACAAACTCCAAACTCAGAAATAGTTGAATTAAATCCAACGTACGAAGATGCAGATGGTGAAGGAGAAAAACTTCTTATGATTCCCATGCCACCTGTGTTAACTCCTATAGTTATTCCAGGCACTGATTACTTAGTGAGAGGACACATTCAAGGCCCTAGCACCAACCCCATGCTTTCAG gTGAGACCAATTTATGCAATGGTAAGCCGGTAGATGGACTGACTACTTTGCGCAACGGAACATTAGTTGCATTTCGAG GTCATTATTTCTGGATGCTAAATCCGTTCAGTCCACCATCTCCACCTCGCAGAATTACTGAAGTTTGGGGTATTCCTTCCCCCATTGACACTGTTTTTACTAGATGCAACTGTGATGGAAAAACTTTCTTCTTTAAG gATTCTCAGTACTGGCGTTTCACCAATGATATAAAAGATGCCGGGTATCCCAAACAAATTGTAAAAGGATTTGGAGGACTAAATGGAAAAATAGTGGCAGCTCTTTCAATCGCTAAATACAAGGACAGGCCTGAATCTGTGTATTTTTTCAAGAGAG gTGGCAGTGTTCAGCAGTATACTTATAAACAGGAACCCATCAAAAAGTGCACTGGAAGAAGGCCTGCTATAAATTATTCAGTGTATGGCGAACCAACACAGGTTAGGAGACGTCGCTTTGAACGGGCTATAGTACCTTCTCACACCATCAGAATTCACTATTCACCAGTCAGAGTTGCTTATCAAGATAAAG GTTTACTCCATAATGAAGTTAAAGTGAGTACACTGTGGAGAGGATTTCCAAGTGTGGTTACCTCTGCTATATCGCTGCCCAACATCAGAAAACCTGATGGCTATGATTACTACGCCTTTTCTAAGG ATCATTACTATAACATCGATGTGCCTAGAAGAACAGCAAGAGCAGTTACTACTCATTCTGGGCAGACCCTATCCAAAGTCTGGTACAACTGTCCTTAG